ATTGTGCACAGTGCAGTTGTTCTGTTTCTTCCGTCTGAGCTGTTTGACACTTATTGCCGCTGATTTGTTCTGGGAGAAACGTGTTCTCATGACTGTTGCAGCAACACTGACGAGGTGTTGACAGCTTGATGTGGGGTTCGTTCGCGTCAGGACCCAGTTTGGATAttggcggggggaaaaaagcgtCCTTGATTCCCGTTTTTCTccaatttgaattttgaatgtttAAGTTTAAAGGCCTGCTCCACCTGTATCTGTATGCCAGTGAATTGCTGTCGCATTTGCATGTGAAGATGTTGGGGTGGGGTTGAAGGGCgagggccgtgtgtgtgtgtgtgtgtgtgtgtgtgtgtgtccgtcagtcagtcagtcagaatGCATCCAATCGGACAGGTTTACACGCTCACATTCCCCTGAACAAACCCTGGCAGAGGCTCCGGATTCCTGAAGTGTGAGGTGATATGTGTGGGCGTCGTTGTTTCTCCGTCAGGTGggggtcagaaaaaaaatctgggagCAGGTGAGCACAGATAGAGAGGAGTGAGTCGACTGTCAGCGAGAGCGACACAACGTTGGTTGGAATGATTCCTAGGAATGATTGTCCTGTTGGACTGCCGTGGTGTCTTCTCACGTTCCGCTGTATGGGTTCATGTTGGGATCCAATGTCAGGGTGTTGCCAATGATTTTAGACGCTGCAGCTTTTTACAGGCACAATATAGGTCACATACATAtagacaaatcaaatcaaatggtAACATATAAGAACGGTTATAAAAGTCCAAATGTAGGGAAGAGCCAAAGATGCATGGAGACACAAACATATCGCGTGTAGTATTTGTCAGGAGAGAAATACTTTCAGAACAGTTTGAACCATATCAAACCCAGACCATAGACCAAACCATCACATGTCAACACCCACTACTGTCATATGcattgtggacatttttcaaattcattacAGCAACATACTGTGCTTCATTGGAATGAAAACCACGTTGCTGGCTGTGTTCTTGGTGCGGACTTAGCCACGTAAATGAAAGAGGGAACGGCTTTTCACAAACAGCAATAATGTCAAAATATCCGACTTCACTTTCAACTCGCGAAAAACGCATTTCTGAGAGAATGCTCATTTGTTAAAACTCCCCTGACCAAGTTccccttcaccttcatcttgCAAGAGGTTTGATGTCATTGACCTTAGTTACACTAACGTAACCTTAAACTAATGTTGCTTTTCCCTTGTGTTTACAGGGAGCTTTGCAGTGGTTTTGAGCTTCCATGGTTTCTTGTACTCTAATGTCAATTCCATGATATGTGGATGCAAACACCCACAAAATGATGGTGAGTATGACAAACTAACGCAAAGAAGCAGCTAAAAAACGTGCCTATATGTGATAGAAACAGTGAAAAGGTAGACAATCTTAACCCATATGGACAATAAATGGATGATTACTTATGGAAGGATGGACAACAACAAATGCGTGACAATGTTtctgacctgttttttttgcgtGCCCATTATTATCCCTTTTGAATGTAGAGCGGGAACATAAAGGGTCCAAGTTTTTCGGAAAGCGTGCTCCTAGATGACTCGGAGAAAGGAGTCATCATCACAGGAATCACAGATGAATCAATCGCGGCAAAGAATGGTCTGCAAGCAGGTGAGAGGCAAACCTGTGAATTTCTTGGTGCAGTTTTATGACAGTCCACACAGCATgtttgacgggggggggggggggggttgaggaggATTCATCAATGTGTTGGAATGGTTTTGGTGAGTTGTTTCTATTTGTTGCAGGGGATGAGATTGTTGCAGCCACTATACACCTAGACCACCTCAGCAAAAAGGAAGTGCTTGACATCCTGAGGGTCTTGGAGCCGTATGATGACAACATGAAGGTCCTGACAAAGAAGGATCTGAGCGCCAGTGCTGGCCTCGGCTCCTTGGGATTAGGTCTCAAAGACAATGCAGAGGTAGACATCACAGCCAAGGCTGAAATTATATGCAATTAGATGGTTCACcccaaattttgttttttttctgaccaggTTTTTGCGACTTAAATTTCACCCCACTGCAATGGTGCATTGGATTGCACTGAGGTGCTCacggttaaaaaacaaacaaacactttgttAAAGTTATTAacagtttatatatacagtactgtatatacaatataGCTTCATTCAAAACTAGTTCTGCTGAAGTTTGATATCGCTAACAGTGAGCATATGAAACTCTCATGTGAAGgtagaaaacatgttttttttgtaatttgggtCAAGTGACCACCTCTAATGTGATAAGTCTGTTGTATGGCCTGCAGTCTAGCAATCATCTAGTCAGAATCATCCTCCACTGATATGATGTTAATTTCTTGGCAACTTTGGTTGATAACTTTAATtgtcagaaaacaaattaatagTTACAGCAGCTGTCTGACACAGTGTCAATGCTACCAGAGCTTTAAGCAGTAAACTTCATATAATTGATTAATGACACAAGAGTTGCTTTAAATCAAGTTTTGTGTTGTTAACCTACATTGTTTATCACTTCCTTTCCAACAGATGCTGAATCTAAACAAGAATCTTTCCATTGATGGCCTGGGTGGAAAGCTAAACGCTACACCAGGGTTCGGGGGTGAATTAAATGGTCCCACGCTCAATGGAGACCTTCCCAATCTCGGTCTAAATAAGCCCTCAGCTGATGCTGGTGCCAAGTTCACAATGCCCTACCAAGCACTGACTGGACCAGATGTAAAAGGAGATCTAGATGGCACCCTCAAAGCACCCGATATCAGTGCCTCGTCACCCCAGCTCAACTCTCCCAGCGCTTCGCTTGATGTTAACAAACCACAAATCAAGAAAGGCAACTTAAAATACAAGCCCCCAAAATTCACAATGCCAAACTTCCATCTACCCCAGTTCAATACATCACAAGATGTGTCTGGAGGCGTCAGTGGAAATCTAGAGACACCAGACCTTAACCTGTCAGCCCCAAAGCTTGATCTTAAAAGTCCAGATTTGAAGCTGAATGGTTCTGATGTAAATTTAGAAATCCCAAATGCTGACATTGAGCAACCCTCAGGCAAAATCAAATGGCCCCATCAAAAATGGAAAGGTCCCAACATTAATGGGCCAGATGCAAACTTAAATGCTGACTTGTCTGGACCCGGTGGCAACCTCTCCACACCAAAGCTTCATGGAGAACTAGGTGCACCAGATCTTGACATGAACCTGCCCAGGGCTGAGATCAAAGGCCCTAAACTAGATGCTCAAAGCCCAAATCTTGACATTGATGCCCCATTTGGTAAAATCAACTGGCCTCATTTGAAGTGGAAGAAACCACATCTTCATGGCCCAAAAGCTGATATTGACCTAGATGCAAATCTGAACACACCAGATGTTGATTTATCTGCTCCAAAAGTGGAGGCTGGGATAAATGCCCCAGATGTTGACTTCAATGTGCCAAAGGCAAACCTTGAAGGCCTTGATCTACATGCAAAAACACCAACTTTTGATGCAGAAGCACCATCTGGTAAAATCCACTGGCCTCATAAGAAATGGAAGAAGGCCAAActtcaaagaaatgaatttGATGCCGACCTAAACATACCTGGTTTACATGCCTCAACTCCAAAGATTGACGGTGATATTAGTTTACCAAATGCTGAGCTGAATCTCCCAAACGCTGACCTTAAAGGGCCTGATGTAGACTATCAGGGCCCAGATCTTGACATTGATGCTCCATCAGGGAAAATTAACTGGCCTCATTTGAAgtggaaaaaacccaaacatgagATCTCATTACCAAAAATTGAGGGTGATATTAATGCACCAGATGTTGATTTACCCAAAGCCGATGTCGATTTTAATGTGCCAGATCCTGAATGTGAGGTCCCATCTGGCAAAATCAAGTTCCCAACGCTCAAAAAGCCCAAGTTCCTGCTATCTGGACCAAAGGGGAAAGTCCCAGATGTTGACCTTCACGCTGATGCTGATTTGAAAACACCTGACCTAGATATTAATGGTCCAGATATTGAAGGTCCATCTGGAAAATTCAAATGGTTACATTTGAAGAAACCCAAATTTGGCACACTGAAGGGTCCAAATGCTGACTTTGATGCAGATCTGAAGGCACCAGATCTGGACCTCAAGAGTCCTGGAGTCGATTTGAGTGCACCAGATGTTAATCTTTCCACACCAAACATTGATGGTGGGATTAATGCTCCAGGCCTAAATTTGAGCATGCCTAAAGCTGATGTCAATGGTCCAGATCTTGACCTTGATTCACCTGGTGGAAAGCTGAATTTACCTTCATTTAAACTACCAAAGTTCAAAGGGCCAAAAGTCAAGGGTCCTGAATTTGATGCTGATTTAAAAGCACCAGACATCGATGCAAGCCTTGACTTACCTAGTGTGGATGCACCAAATGTATCGTATAAAGCACCAGGAATTAAAGGGGGCCTTGATGTACCAGATCTCGACATTAATTTACCAAAAGCTGATTTCAAAGGTCCTGGTGTAGACCTTCAAGCTCCAGAGGTTGATGCCTCAGCTGGAAAATTCAAATGGTTAAATTTAAAGAAACCTAAATTTGGCACACTAAAGGGTCCAAATGCTGATTTTGATGCAGATCTGAAGGCACCAGATGTAGACCTCAAAAGGCCTGAAGTGGATTTGAGTGCACCAGGTGTTAATCTTTCCGCACCAAACATTGACGGTGGGATTAATGCTCCAGACTTAAACTTTAGCATGCCCAAGGCTGATGTCAAAGGTCCAGATATGGATTTTAATGGTCCAGATCTTGACCTTGGTTCACCTGTTGGAAAGCTGAATTTACCTTCATTTAAACTACCAAAGTTCAAAGGGCCAAAAGTCAAGGGTCCTGAATTGGATGCTGATTTAAAAGCACCAGACATCGACGCAAGCCTTGACTTACCTAGTGTGGATGCACCAAATGTATCTTATAAAGCACCAGGAATTAAAGGGGGCCTTGATGCACCAGGTCTTGACATTAATTTACCAAATGCTGATTTCAAAGGTCCTGGTGTAGACCTTCAAGCTCCTGAGGTTGATGCCTCAGCGGGAAAATTCAAGCCATCCAAAATCAAATGGCCAAAGTTTGGATTATCGGGGCCAAGGGTGGAAGGACCTGACCTTGATGTTGATGCTGACCTCAAGAGTCCAGATCTTTCGCTGTCTAACGTAGAGGCAAAGCTACCGATCCGAGCTAATCTTGACAGTCCAGATTTGAACCTGCTCAAAGCAGACCTGAAAGCGCCAGATGTAGACCTTGGAACAGCTGATGTTGAAGCTcctggaaaaatacaaatgccttcatttaaaatgccaaaattTGGAGCAACAAAGACTAAGTTACCTGATGCAGAACTAAAGACTCCTGACGTCTCTGTTCCCAACATTGACCTTCAAATGCCAGGAGCTGATTTCAAAGCACCTAACTTGAATCTCTCTGCCCCCACAATTAAAGGAGATCTGGATGCTGGTCACAAAACTAACTTTGGTTTACCAGGTTTAGATCTTCCAAAAGCAGATCTGCAGATGCCTGATCTCAACACGAAAGCACCCGATCTCAGCTTTTCTTCACAAGAAATTGATGGAAACCTCTCAGCACCAAGAATAGACTCCAAGTTGCCAGAAGCTAGACTGGAAGTACCTGATGCCAGACTGAAAGCTCCAAATGTGGATATCAACCTGCCCAAAGCAGACCTCACAGGACCTGATGCACAGCTTAATGCACCAGCTTTTGATTCTCATTTGGGTGACTTTAAATTGCCTAATTTCAAGTTTCCAAAATTGAATCTTTCGAAGTCAAGTGTTGAAGTTCCCAGTGTTGATCCTTCAGTTAGGGCAGGAATAGAGGCACCCAAGATGAACATAGGCAATACTTCAGCAAATGCCAACATCTCTGCTCCTGCAATAGACGTGCATGCTCCAAATTTAGGAACAAGCCTAAACACTGAAACTGATGAGTcaggtgatgagatggaggtTCCTCTGTTCAAAACCCACAGACTACCAAGACACAGCATGGATGACTCTGTAGGAATTGACCTCTTTAACTCATCAAGAGCtgacacagaggaaaaagacTATGTCATCAGCAGAGGGATCCGCTTGCCTATTGTAAATGCAAAATCAACAGTAGGAGAAAAGATAAACATTATGGAGAGATTGAAAATGGCAAAGGAAAAACCAGCCTCAACTAATGTCGAAGGGAATGCTGACATTGATCTGAAGCTTCCTGCACCAAGTCTTGATGTCAGTGCCGCTACAGGAGCAGAGGATTCCTCTTTGGTAAGAGGAGGCACCTTTAAAGTAGAAAAGCCAGAGTCCTTGCTGGGACTTGTGGCCCCTGAAATTTTGGCAtcagatgaaaatgacaaaatgtcattgaGCCTTTCCAATATGCTTGGCCTCAATGTCAAGGATTGAGATGCTGACTGATCATCCTATAGATTAACCTGATACATAAAGCTTCAGTTCAGAAACAGtgtaaatacatacaaatatgtaAGTTAACAGTTTTGTTCACACCTATCAGTTTTCTGCGGATAACCCCTAAGCCAGCTACAGTATCCTTCTTGTGTAAAAATGTTGGGTTGCCAAATGAAGGAACTTGTTTTTATAAAGTATGTGTATATTCCTGTTATTTATATGACCTTTTTTTCTAACCATTGTTGATTTGGTAGTATGTTACCTATTATTATTCAATAACTCCCTCAGTATTGCATGTGATCATGTTGAGCTGTTAAAGTTTCTGAGAATTGCATTTCTCTACCTTAAAATTTTAAAAGATAAGTCAATTGTGAGAGTGAAAGTAtaagtaaaatgttttgttcaataAATAACCCAATATATTAATCATGCTTGTGATTTCTTTCctaacattaaaaaatgaaaacgtaaGTTTTGCTGGTGTATATCCAAAGTAAATAgatatatgaaaatgaataaggACATTTACAACCTTTCATGTCTATAATTTCCAATAAATTCGTAAATATCTCTCTCCAAATGGAGATTGGTACTAGTCAGCAGAAAAATAGGAATTCGTTTTTGAATAAAAGCTCAAATTAAACCAAAGCGAGTAACCATTTGTTATTAGAAGcttaaaatgattatttaaataaaatccaGAAACCTTTTCAGAAAATGATCATAATCACCATCAAAATAAAGCCATACAACTTCTGACAAATAAATAGatcaaaacaatattattaGACTCCTCATTAAAAAGAAGCCTGTTTTGAGTGTGTTCCTTTGAGGTTGATATTGCATCTTaaattttcctttaaaaatgataaaggcTTTTACAGAATTTGACAAAATTTATTTCCCAAtgagaaaacaagaacaacacagCAAAGTCATCtcttcaacttaaaaaaaacaacaagcaaactGAATGACAAATTACGTTGATGGGCAATAACAGTTTGAACTGTAAGTTTGGTTAGCAAATTCTACAcgttttttttgtagaatatTTACTTTGTTTGTTCCACATACAGTCAGGGCCCTATTTCAACCACGCAGGGGCCACAACAGGGCAGTGGGTCTTGGGCACACAAAGGGGCTGAGGGGCAACATACTGCGAATCGAAGGGTTTGGTGATGAATAAAATCCCTCTTGGCCGGTCAGTCACAACGTGAACACGCAGCAGCTCACATCTACAGCCAGAGGCAGATGGGTCGGACTTTTTGTTTGCACATCATTGGGCTATAACGATTCCGAAAAGGGTGATACAAACCCGTAACCTTGCAATCGTGATAAGGGAAATGCGACATGCCAACACCCGCCCGCTGCCTGCACGTGCAGCCAAGTTGAGCTCTCGttggttttgctgtttttttttcatttcacaattaacacTACATCCCCAACATATCTTCCTGTCTAAAGTTAGGGCAGGATGCaggttgttttttagtttttttttaaaaaatattacacattatttCACCGCCGTCCAGTTATGAGTCAAGTGGCGTGCGGGAACGTTGGTGATTACATTGTTGGCCTGGCACCGAGGAACCTCCCACACGTCCgtgctccccctccctcctgcgcCCCCGTACACTCTTCGCTCGCCACCAGAAGGCCACGCAGAAAGAAAGATGCCcagtggaacaaacacacaaacagcgggggggggggggaaattgtAGACTTGCAGGTGGCGcggagagggaaaacagagagtCTCTGGCGGAGGACAGAGACTCTCTGCGGGCAGTTTTCTCAAGACCACTTGCTCGAGTCActaggaaaaaaaggaaaaacgtgAATCGAAAGCTCACGAAGAAGAAGCACTTCCTCCGTAGAAGCCtgacaggaggaaaaacaaagaaaaaacagagacgGTATAAATATACATGGTCAAACTGGTTAATTAGTCTGTTGCCACCGCGACGGCCAGTCCTTCTCTatccagctctgcagcagccgCAGGACGTCGATGCGCTGGTAGATGCGGCACAGTTCGGTGAGCTCGGTGACCGTCTTCTGGTTGTAGCGCAGCAGGAACTCCTGGGTGGGGCTGTGGGACAGGGAGCCCTGCGTCCGGTGCTCCAGCAGGGTCAGTTCGTCGTAGCTCATCCCCCAGCGGCTCGCAAAGTTCTTCCAGTTCTTGACGGTGCAGTGGCTGGGGTCCAGCTTGAGCCGCAGCGAGTCCAGGAGGTCCTTGTCGTTCATGAGGTCGCTGATCTTGGGCGGGGGCGCGGGGCGGCAGCACGTCTCGCACGGGctgctcagcagctgcagctctttgGGGAAGTCTGGGCTCGGAGATGGACAAGGGAGGTGGGGTTAGCTCTCCCAGTTTGgataaatgaaatcaatcaCATGAAATGATCGCATCAGAACTTACAGCATGTCATGTCTTTTTATGTGTTTACGTTTTTTGATTCACTTATATTTTGCTCTATTTTGCCGTTCTTCCTCGTCCCTGATGCCTTTCGACTCGCTCTGCCGCCGTGAAAAGTGAAGTTCCCCGGCGAGGAATTAATGAAGTCTCATCTTATCTTGATAAATAtgagtttcattcattcatttcatcagtCTCTAGCCTACACgtccattttgcattttcaaaaatgagaTGCTCCAGCCACGGACGCTGTCGAAATTTGGGGATTTTGGAAAAATAGCCAATCTAAACGATGCAGGAGTCGACCTTCACGCAGACTAGTTCAGCAGGTGACTTTCCTGTCGGCACAAGGATCCGATTTTTACCTGGTGAAGTAGATGTTGGGCAGGTGCACTCGTCGACATCTTCAACTGGctgcaacacagaaaaaacacacaaaactacaATCACGCCCTGAGTATCGcttctttccttttcagaaCCCCAAAGAGAGTCAACATGAAGAAAACGTTAACACTGTCTACACGAGcgccacaaccccccccccaggcgCAGCCTCCTCCCGTGCACCTCTGGCCGCGTGATGCGTTTTCTGGCAGCTGCGAGCGAAACATGTCTCGACAAAAAGCGACGTTGAGTACGACCAGACGGAGAATCGAGTAAAACTCCCCCgcccacgggggggggggggggggggggtgtggtgtgtgtgtgtgtgtgtatttttaccCGTGGTGATTAGACAGACTGACACTGACAAAGCCTCCTCTCGTCAACTCCGACTGGGGGCCTTGGGCGTTTGTTTTGGACGGTGATCCTCTCAGGCTGCTCGACGGAGAGTGACGTGAGCGCTCGCTCTCGCACCTCTGTGTTCGCGCTCTGTTATTAGCCACGCTCCTTGCAGTTCGCCGGGATGAAGAAAGCCACATCCTGCACGCTCAACAGCTCAAATTAGAAAGCACTCGCACAGAGTTTGTACCTCTGCCAAGGGTAGAACATAATTGTCCGCATTCGCTAGTTTTTTtcataatagaaaaaaaaacaaaaaacgcagaCAAGTTTTAATCTGCGCCTAGATCCAGACAGTCGGCTGTTGGATGCGGgtcatatgtttttttgggggggggggagtgctgTCCATGGACATTTGTTAAAGGATGgattgtagagctgcaacaggcaatcgattactaaatgaatcgccagctattttgataatcgattaacgggttcaagtagtttttatggaggggagagagaaaaaaaaaatcgaaattctctgatttccgcttcttgaatgtgcatatttttctggtttcctttGCCAGTGAACTAAACGTGTCTGGTGtgtggaaagagagaggtgaGTCAGAGTGAGAACGTGTGGGCaaggagtgaaagtgaaaggCAACTTGCTTCATCTGTCGCTTTTCGGTGGCGCAAATTCTGCGTAGGTCCGCTCGCGCGCTGATGGATGTGCGACGGGCCGCGCGGGCTCTgcggaacaaaaaaaaggcaaatgaaCGCTTCACTGACCTGTCTTATTCTGTCTGAGGAGGCGCTCAGGCATCCGGAGGGCATGGAGCTCAGGTGCAGCGTCACAGCGTCTGCTGGAGACACGTTATCGGAATCATTGTAAtatgacggggggggggacagcagGCACACGTCAGGTTTTACATCCAACAGAAGTTCAACGATGCACACGCGTGCATGCGAGGTGACGTCAGAAGAGGACCAGGCCTTCACTTGGCTCACAACGACGTCCTGCGTGGCACGTTTTACGTTTGTTGACATTTATGCGTACAGTATCTTCACGGGGAGTCAAATTCTCGCCGTGGAATATTGGGAGGCTTAACAGCATCTACTCAAAACCAAAGTATTCCAGTCATCTCATCTAACTCGGACCTCGTCCGTTGTCGCACGCCAAGCCTGGCTGCTGCAACCGCGCCTGGCGTCTGTTCTTTTCTGGTCGTCTTTGAAACGTGCGCAGGAGAATGTGTTTTTGCGCTCCGTGCGCAGCGGCTCCACAGTGAACTGGAGTGCGTCCTGCGAGCCGATCAGCTGCAGAGTCCTTTTTGGGAAGCACGCAGACCGTCTCCCTGACGGATTCCTCTCAAGATCGTCATTCAGTCCggttctctcttctcttcctcacatCTGGCCTTTGTCCGGGACGGTCACAGACTCGTCCCCGGAGACGCTCCGGCGACGTGTCGGCTCGCGGGCCTGGGGGTTCGTCGCCCCCTCTCTCATTTCTCGTCCAGCCCCCGgaacgtttcttttttttttttcccccccgactCCCGATTTGACGGAGTTTTGGCAAAGAGCCAAAGCGGTGAGCAGCGGCTGGTGTTCCGCCAGACGCGGGAGCTTGGCGCGCTGCCCAAAGGGGTTCAGTCGAACTTCATGGGTCCAGACATGCAGTGTGAACCTCGTCTACGCAGACGTGGGGCCTTTTTCTGGCGGCCTGTCCAGCCTCTCACCTCGGGGGACATGAGAGCTAAACGGGACGCGCAGTTTGGATGGAATGCTTCTTTAAATGAGAgatgttagttgttttttttaaacacgttTTTCTTGTTGGCATTACAGTGCCGACTGGTAACCACACATCCAATTTTCTATCAATTCAAAATTTTAAAACGTGAAGGCGCCGGAACACATTCCCGCAGCTGGTAGACCGACTCTCGGCCCCCCCCACTGGCCACCCCCACAACGTTCACACGGCGGCTTTCATTTTTCGAGAAGGTACACAATGAACACATGGCGGTATAGAAACAGGTGTGCGTTcacacagggtttttttgtttttttttgtaaagatggATTTACCGTGAGGATCTGTCACTTGCACGGGATAATTGGCCTCCAAGGACTGCGGGCGAGAGAGACAAGGGGCAGACATGACAACATCAGAGAGTGAAATGAAGAGAAGACAAACTTTGAGAACGAACAAGCTCTTCCTCTGTTCGCTTTGCTGTCCGCGAGAGCGTCGCGTTCACCGGGGTCTGTAAGTGTGGAGGCAAATGACTGGCTTGTTTGCATAGAGAGCGGGGCCGGCCTGCTACGACTCGTCCCTCCATAAGCCCCCCGGGTCTCTCGCGGTGTGCACCAGTTATGGAACATTTCTAAGCAGATCactgcggcggcggcgacaaACAATGAGAAGTCAGCACAGAGCAAAAACGAACAGAGGAGACAAGTCAGGACAATGAGACGGA
The sequence above is a segment of the Scophthalmus maximus strain ysfricsl-2021 chromosome 10, ASM2237912v1, whole genome shotgun sequence genome. Coding sequences within it:
- the si:ch211-125o16.4 gene encoding neuroblast differentiation-associated protein AHNAK, which translates into the protein MMSGNIKGPSFSESVLLDDSEKGVIITGITDESIAAKNGLQAGDEIVAATIHLDHLSKKEVLDILRVLEPYDDNMKVLTKKDLSASAGLGSLGLGLKDNAEMLNLNKNLSIDGLGGKLNATPGFGGELNGPTLNGDLPNLGLNKPSADAGAKFTMPYQALTGPDVKGDLDGTLKAPDISASSPQLNSPSASLDVNKPQIKKGNLKYKPPKFTMPNFHLPQFNTSQDVSGGVSGNLETPDLNLSAPKLDLKSPDLKLNGSDVNLEIPNADIEQPSGKIKWPHQKWKGPNINGPDANLNADLSGPGGNLSTPKLHGELGAPDLDMNLPRAEIKGPKLDAQSPNLDIDAPFGKINWPHLKWKKPHLHGPKADIDLDANLNTPDVDLSAPKVEAGINAPDVDFNVPKANLEGLDLHAKTPTFDAEAPSGKIHWPHKKWKKAKLQRNEFDADLNIPGLHASTPKIDGDISLPNAELNLPNADLKGPDVDYQGPDLDIDAPSGKINWPHLKWKKPKHEISLPKIEGDINAPDVDLPKADVDFNVPDPECEVPSGKIKFPTLKKPKFLLSGPKGKVPDVDLHADADLKTPDLDINGPDIEGPSGKFKWLHLKKPKFGTLKGPNADFDADLKAPDLDLKSPGVDLSAPDVNLSTPNIDGGINAPGLNLSMPKADVNGPDLDLDSPGGKLNLPSFKLPKFKGPKVKGPEFDADLKAPDIDASLDLPSVDAPNVSYKAPGIKGGLDVPDLDINLPKADFKGPGVDLQAPEVDASAGKFKWLNLKKPKFGTLKGPNADFDADLKAPDVDLKRPEVDLSAPGVNLSAPNIDGGINAPDLNFSMPKADVKGPDMDFNGPDLDLGSPVGKLNLPSFKLPKFKGPKVKGPELDADLKAPDIDASLDLPSVDAPNVSYKAPGIKGGLDAPGLDINLPNADFKGPGVDLQAPEVDASAGKFKPSKIKWPKFGLSGPRVEGPDLDVDADLKSPDLSLSNVEAKLPIRANLDSPDLNLLKADLKAPDVDLGTADVEAPGKIQMPSFKMPKFGATKTKLPDAELKTPDVSVPNIDLQMPGADFKAPNLNLSAPTIKGDLDAGHKTNFGLPGLDLPKADLQMPDLNTKAPDLSFSSQEIDGNLSAPRIDSKLPEARLEVPDARLKAPNVDINLPKADLTGPDAQLNAPAFDSHLGDFKLPNFKFPKLNLSKSSVEVPSVDPSVRAGIEAPKMNIGNTSANANISAPAIDVHAPNLGTSLNTETDESGDEMEVPLFKTHRLPRHSMDDSVGIDLFNSSRADTEEKDYVISRGIRLPIVNAKSTVGEKINIMERLKMAKEKPASTNVEGNADIDLKLPAPSLDVSAATGAEDSSLVRGGTFKVEKPESLLGLVAPEILASDENDKMSLSLSNMLGLNVKD
- the edaradd gene encoding ectodysplasin-A receptor-associated adapter protein isoform X5; the encoded protein is MGDVTAATMSSLRTCKEPFAAAAAAADRTGSEPVEDTDTTSFVAEFSLEANYPVQVTDPHADAVTLHLSSMPSGCLSASSDRIRQPVEDVDECTCPTSTSPDFPKELQLLSSPCETCCRPAPPPKISDLMNDKDLLDSLRLKLDPSHCTVKNWKNFASRWGMSYDELTLLEHRTQGSLSHSPTQEFLLRYNQKTVTELTELCRIYQRIDVLRLLQSWIEKDWPSRWQQTN
- the edaradd gene encoding ectodysplasin-A receptor-associated adapter protein isoform X6, with protein sequence MGDVTAATMSSLRTCKEPFAAAAAAADRTGSEPVEDTDTTSFVAEFSLEANYPVQVTDPHDAVTLHLSSMPSGCLSASSDRIRQPVEDVDECTCPTSTSPDFPKELQLLSSPCETCCRPAPPPKISDLMNDKDLLDSLRLKLDPSHCTVKNWKNFASRWGMSYDELTLLEHRTQGSLSHSPTQEFLLRYNQKTVTELTELCRIYQRIDVLRLLQSWIEKDWPSRWQQTN
- the edaradd gene encoding ectodysplasin-A receptor-associated adapter protein isoform X1, translated to MGDVTAATMSSLRTCKEPFAAAAAAAAADRTGSEPVEDTDTTSFVAEFSLEANYPVQVTDPHADAVTLHLSSMPSGCLSASSDRIRQPVEDVDECTCPTSTSPDFPKELQLLSSPCETCCRPAPPPKISDLMNDKDLLDSLRLKLDPSHCTVKNWKNFASRWGMSYDELTLLEHRTQGSLSHSPTQEFLLRYNQKTVTELTELCRIYQRIDVLRLLQSWIEKDWPSRWQQTN
- the edaradd gene encoding ectodysplasin-A receptor-associated adapter protein isoform X2; the protein is MGDVTAATMSSLRTCKEPFAAAAAAAAADRTGSEPVEDTDTTSFVAEFSLEANYPVQVTDPHDAVTLHLSSMPSGCLSASSDRIRQPVEDVDECTCPTSTSPDFPKELQLLSSPCETCCRPAPPPKISDLMNDKDLLDSLRLKLDPSHCTVKNWKNFASRWGMSYDELTLLEHRTQGSLSHSPTQEFLLRYNQKTVTELTELCRIYQRIDVLRLLQSWIEKDWPSRWQQTN
- the edaradd gene encoding ectodysplasin-A receptor-associated adapter protein isoform X3 → MGDVTAATMSSLRTCKEPFAAAAAAAADRTGSEPVEDTDTTSFVAEFSLEANYPVQVTDPHADAVTLHLSSMPSGCLSASSDRIRQPVEDVDECTCPTSTSPDFPKELQLLSSPCETCCRPAPPPKISDLMNDKDLLDSLRLKLDPSHCTVKNWKNFASRWGMSYDELTLLEHRTQGSLSHSPTQEFLLRYNQKTVTELTELCRIYQRIDVLRLLQSWIEKDWPSRWQQTN
- the edaradd gene encoding ectodysplasin-A receptor-associated adapter protein isoform X4, with amino-acid sequence MGDVTAATMSSLRTCKEPFAAAAAAAADRTGSEPVEDTDTTSFVAEFSLEANYPVQVTDPHDAVTLHLSSMPSGCLSASSDRIRQPVEDVDECTCPTSTSPDFPKELQLLSSPCETCCRPAPPPKISDLMNDKDLLDSLRLKLDPSHCTVKNWKNFASRWGMSYDELTLLEHRTQGSLSHSPTQEFLLRYNQKTVTELTELCRIYQRIDVLRLLQSWIEKDWPSRWQQTN